One window of the Eschrichtius robustus isolate mEscRob2 chromosome 13, mEscRob2.pri, whole genome shotgun sequence genome contains the following:
- the SLC16A7 gene encoding monocarboxylate transporter 2 isoform X2 produces MVGGLLCCLGMVTASFSTSVVELYITMGFICGLGLAFNLQPALTILGKYFYKKRPMASGLAMAGSPVFLSTLAPFNQYLFNTYGWKGSFLILGGLLLNSCVAGSLMRPVGPKLTTKKSKNKVGVRATDPGMKEKHKKKSIWAKIDKYLDFSLFKHRGFLIYLSGNVIMFLGFFAPIIFLAPYAKDKGIDEYSAAFLLSVMAFVDMFARPTVGFIANSKLIRPRIQYFFSFAVLFNGLCHLLCPLAEDYPSLVVYAVFFGLGFGSVSSILFESLMDLVGAQRFSSAVGLVTVVECCPVLLGPPLAGKLVDETGQYKYMYVACGAIVVLASVWLLIGNAINYRLLAKEKKLKETTKKIHTPESRESEPLKTPKSHDVIVKSIKSQKSKGSGVNPSERETNI; encoded by the exons gttTAGGTCTAGCCTTCAACCTGCAGCCCGCCTTAACAATCCTTGGCAAGTACTTCTATAAGAAACGGCCTATGGCGAGTGGCCTTGCAATGGCAGGAAGTCCTGTTTTCCTAAGTACACTGGCTCCTTTCAATCAGTACCTCTTTAATACTTATGGCTGGAAAGGAAGCTTCTTGATTTTGGGAGGTTTATTGTTGAACTCCTGTGTGGCTGGGTCCCTTATGAGACCTGTTGGACCCAAACTAACTACTAAGAAGTCTAAAAATAAGGTTGGTGTAAGAGCGACTGATCCAGGCATGAAGGAAAAACATAAGAAGAAATCAATATGGGCAAAAATTGATAAGTATTTAGATTTCTCCCTTTTTAAGCATAGGGGATTTCTGATATACTTATCTGGAAATGTCATTATGTTTCTGGGGTTCTTTGCCCCCATTATATTCTTGGCTCCATATGCTAAAGACAAAGGAATTGATGAATATTCTGCAGCTTTCTTGCTGTCTGTTATGGCTTTTGTTGATATGTTTGCCCGACCTACTGTAGGATTCATTGCAAACTCCAAATTAATCCGACCCCGAATCCAGTACTTCTTCAGTTTTGCGGTTTTGTTCAATGGATTGTGTCATCTCTTATGCCCGTTGGCTGAGGACTACCCAAGCCTGGTGGTGTATGCTGTATTTTTTGGCCTTGGATTTGGGAGTGTTAGCAGTATCCTCTTTGAAAGTCTCATGGACCTTGTTGGTGCTCAAAGATTTTCCAGTGCTGTGGGTCTCGTCACAGTTGTGGAGTGTTGCCCCGTCCTTCTTGGTCCTCCTCTTGCTG GTAAATTGGTGGATGAAACTGGACaatataaatacatgtatgtgGCCTGTGGAGCTATTGTAGTCCTAGCCAGCGTGTGGCTGCTCATTGGCAATGCTATCAACTACAGGCTGCTCGCAAAGGAAAAGAAGTTGAAGGAGACAACGAAGAAAATACATACACCTGAGTCCCGAGAATCTGAACCCTTGAAGACACCTAAAAGTCATGATGTTATTGTCAAAAGTATCAAAAGTCAAAAGTCAAAAGGATCAGGGGTTAATCCCTCAGAAAGAGAAACCAATATTTAA